The genomic segment ATTTGTACGGCGCTTTTTTTATTCAATTGAAGTTCTGTTTACTTGATCAGTCTGAAACATGCATAAGCGTAAAGACATAGGAACTGGTCAAATCGAAGATGACCTGCTCCTTGCTCGAACCTCCATGGCCGGATTCGACTTCTTCATAGAGCCAGACATCCTTGCCCAGTTTTTTGAGCACAAAAGCGAACCGCCGTGAATCGGAGGGCGGTACACGAGGATCGTTAAACCCGGTCTTAAACAGGATCGGGACATCGACATCATCGGCATAATTAATCGGGGAGAGCTGTTCGAGCAAGTCAGAACCGGATTTGCCGTATTCAAGTTCGTAGCCCTTGATAAACGACTGAACGCCGGTGTATTCGAACATATGCTTGAAGTCGGAAATGGCGATCTGTGAAACCACGCAGGCAATCTTGTCGGACGCGTGGGTGGCCAGCCAGTTGACCGTGTAACCGCCATAGGAACCGCCCCAGATAGCTATCTTGTCCGGATTGGAGTAGCCTTCATCGATCAGGTAATCAATAGCACCTTCAGCATCCTGTAAGGCTTCAAATCGGCCTTCACGATTGTCGGCTTCCTCCCAGGCCGGACCATAACCGGAGGAACCACGAACATTGGGAAACATGACCACGAATCCACGGCTCAGGGCAAAGGCGATATTGCGCTGAAACCAGGGACGACTCTGCATCGGCGGACCACCGTGGTAGCTGATGATTGCCGGGTTGGTGCCATCTTTTTCAATATCTTTGCGCTTGTAAATCAAAGACGGCACCATCGTACCGTCCTCGGACTCGTAGCGAATCACGCGCACATCGATATCCGAGAAATCGAAGCCGAAAGTCGAAACCTCACCGACTTTTTGGATCTTGTCTTCACCAAGTTTGAAGGTGAAGACCGTGGGAGGAGTTTTCGGCGAGGAAAAACTGAATACATACTGGTTGTTGGCATTGCCGGTCAGGGCCGGGTTGGTGATTTCATAGATAACACCGATCGGGACTTCCGGCACCGAGAAATCATTGCCATACAGCTCGAAACCCTTGAGCATCGAATAGCCATCCTTGTTGAGTGTGGCGATGACCACACCATTGGCGGGATTGTAATGAAATCCGTCGGCCGCCATCTTGGGATCGTAGACGACTTTCCATTTTTTGGGTTTATCGAGGTCCATCAGGCAGAATTTCATAAATTCATCTTGTTTGGATTTAGCCGAGGTCAAGGCCAGCACCTGGTTGTTTTCGACGAAAGTCGCGCCATAAAACTGGGTCCAGTCGGACAACTCGGTAACTTCATCAGTTTTGAGGTCGACCATGGCAAGCTGAACCTCTGAAAATGATTTGTAGCGCACAAACATTAACTTATCGTCTTGATAATCGAGAGGATAAACCGAGCCTTCTTCATAGTAAACCGTATCGAGCTGTTCGTTAGAGATAGTGTAGCGAGCGAAATGGATATTGGGGCCTTGCATGAGATACAGGAAAAACTGGTCGGGATTCTCGCGATCCAGAATTACGCCGGTGTAGCGACGGTCACGGCTGACCAGCAACGGTCTGAATTTGCCAAAACGATCGAAATAGTGCAAATCATGCATCTCGTCGCCGTACTTGTTGGTTTTGACGATTATATAATCGCCCGAAGGATGGACATCGTAACCGGATATAATAGTACCCTCATTGGGCCAGTTGTTGGGCGTGATTTGAATCGGCCAGCCCATCGGCTCGTCAACATAAAAGAGCGCGCTCTGCTCGCCTGTCAGCCTCATCATGAAATAGATCCTGCCGGTGTTATCGATCTGCGGGCTGGTGATCAGGTCGATCCCGAGCAGGAAGGAGAGGTCCTTTTCGACTTCCTGCCAGTGCCTGGAAGACTGAAGCATATCCAGTGCGGCCTGGTTTGTGCTGTCGATGAATTCCATTATCCGCGCGGTATCTGTCGTAACCCAGGGATCGACATCTTCCAGGATATCTGAGATCTGCTCCGGATACTGGGCGGATGCGAACGTGAAGCTGAATGCTATAAGCGCCAGACACATTGTGATTATGCGAAAACTCATTTAACCTCCAGTGTTTTATCTGGTTAATTTCCTATGTCTGTAAAAAAGCAAAAATTCCCGATCGAATCAACCGAATAAAAAGCGGTAAGACTAAAAATGGGTTGACATGCGAAATTATTCTTCAATATATTTGACAAAGCGCCGTATATGTATATATTTGCGCTGTTATTTTGGCTGGGGGTGTAGCTCAGTGGTAGAGCATCTGCCTTTTAAGCAGAG from the Candidatus Zixiibacteriota bacterium genome contains:
- a CDS encoding alpha/beta fold hydrolase, with amino-acid sequence MSFRIITMCLALIAFSFTFASAQYPEQISDILEDVDPWVTTDTARIMEFIDSTNQAALDMLQSSRHWQEVEKDLSFLLGIDLITSPQIDNTGRIYFMMRLTGEQSALFYVDEPMGWPIQITPNNWPNEGTIISGYDVHPSGDYIIVKTNKYGDEMHDLHYFDRFGKFRPLLVSRDRRYTGVILDRENPDQFFLYLMQGPNIHFARYTISNEQLDTVYYEEGSVYPLDYQDDKLMFVRYKSFSEVQLAMVDLKTDEVTELSDWTQFYGATFVENNQVLALTSAKSKQDEFMKFCLMDLDKPKKWKVVYDPKMAADGFHYNPANGVVIATLNKDGYSMLKGFELYGNDFSVPEVPIGVIYEITNPALTGNANNQYVFSFSSPKTPPTVFTFKLGEDKIQKVGEVSTFGFDFSDIDVRVIRYESEDGTMVPSLIYKRKDIEKDGTNPAIISYHGGPPMQSRPWFQRNIAFALSRGFVVMFPNVRGSSGYGPAWEEADNREGRFEALQDAEGAIDYLIDEGYSNPDKIAIWGGSYGGYTVNWLATHASDKIACVVSQIAISDFKHMFEYTGVQSFIKGYELEYGKSGSDLLEQLSPINYADDVDVPILFKTGFNDPRVPPSDSRRFAFVLKKLGKDVWLYEEVESGHGGSSKEQVIFDLTSSYVFTLMHVSD